A window from Corynebacterium urealyticum DSM 7109 encodes these proteins:
- a CDS encoding DUF1707 domain-containing protein, translating to MNDDALRCDDNDRNRAQALLHDALGRGQISIAEFDERVQQCIVAQTRGELLVPLTDLFLDPRAALYGHPSAPTAPTSPSPATQRPAPKNNGQSFWEKLTNFNRPAVPARSPEEVTYFTNQLVTGENLPNNRVQALFSDRRLHHWTVPAYQEVRAHAGTVTVDLLSARLASHHTTIDVGAVFGDVKILVPEGIRVRIDTEGFFGETTFKVARGAVPPERLPENAPTLRITGSHSFGSVAVHVRRLN from the coding sequence ATGAACGACGACGCCCTCCGTTGCGATGACAACGACCGCAACCGCGCCCAAGCTCTCCTCCACGACGCACTCGGCCGCGGCCAGATCAGCATCGCGGAGTTCGATGAGCGAGTGCAGCAGTGCATCGTCGCCCAGACCCGAGGCGAGCTGCTCGTGCCGCTGACAGATCTTTTCCTCGACCCGCGCGCGGCACTCTACGGCCACCCGTCGGCCCCTACTGCCCCGACGAGCCCGAGCCCTGCCACGCAGCGTCCTGCGCCCAAAAATAATGGGCAAAGCTTCTGGGAAAAGCTCACTAATTTCAACCGTCCGGCGGTACCCGCACGATCCCCGGAAGAGGTCACCTACTTCACCAACCAGCTGGTCACCGGGGAGAACCTACCCAACAACAGGGTGCAGGCTCTGTTCTCTGACCGCCGGCTCCACCACTGGACCGTCCCTGCCTACCAGGAGGTCCGAGCACACGCCGGAACAGTGACTGTCGACCTGCTTTCGGCACGTTTGGCCTCGCATCACACCACCATCGACGTGGGGGCCGTTTTTGGGGATGTCAAAATCCTTGTTCCAGAGGGCATCCGCGTGCGCATCGACACGGAAGGGTTCTTCGGGGAGACGACCTTCAAGGTCGCCCGTGGGGCTGTGCCACCGGAGCGGCTCCCCGAGAACGCTCCCACACTGCGCATCACGGGGTCCCACAGTTTTGGCTCTGTCGCCGTGCACGTCCGCCGCCTGAACTAG
- a CDS encoding DNA-directed RNA polymerase subunit beta encodes MLEGPILAVSRQTSSVAGIPGASTRYSFAKIDAPIEVPGLLDLQRESFAWLVGAPEWRARMQAEAGEGVRVTSGLEDILEELSPIEDYSENMSLTLSEPRFDDMKTSIDEAKEKDINYAAPLYVTAEFTNAQSGEIKSQTVFIGDFPMMTDKGTFIINGTERVVVSQLVRSPGVYFDESIDTSTERPLHGVKVIPSRGAWLEFDVDKRDTVGVRIDRKRRQPVTVLLKALGLTTQEITDRFGFSEIMMSTLEKDGVENTDEALLEIYRKQRPGESPTRDSAQALLENSFFRPKRYDLAKVGRYKVNRKLGLGGDTDGTMTLTEEDILTTIEYLVRLHAGERTMTSPEGVEIPIEVDDIDHFGNRRLRTVGELIQNQVRVGLSRMERVVRERMTTQDAESITPTSLINVRPVSAAIREFFGTSQLSQFMDQNNSLSGLTHKRRLNALGPGGLSRERAGLEVRDVHPSHYGRMCPIETPEGPNIGLIGSLSSYARVNPFGFIETPYRRVVDGQITDEVEYFTADEEDRHVIAQANTPFDADMKFTEDQIEVRLRGGDVEVVPASQVDYMDVSPRQMVSVATAMIPFLEHDDANRALMGANMQRQAVPLLRAEAPYVGTGIEQRAAYDAGDLIIAPKAGVVEYVSADYITIMDDEGIRDTFMLRKFERTNQGTSYNQKPLVNQGDRVEAGQVIADGPGTDNGEMALGKNLLVAFMPWEGHNYEDAIILSQRMVEEDVLTSIHIEEYEIDARDTKLGPEEITRDIPNVGEDVLADLDERGIVRIGADVRDGDILVGKVTPKGETELTPEERLLRAIFGEKAREVRDTSMKVPHGETGKVIGVRVFSREDDDDLAAGVNEMVRVYVAQKRKIQDGDKLAGRHGNKGVVGKILPQEDMPFLPDGTPVDIILNTHGVPRRMNIGQVLEVHLGWLAKAGWQVDTNSDDPKIKAMLETLPEDLYDVPADSLTSTPVFDGASNAELSGLLRSSRPDRDGIRLVDDFGKAQLIDGRTGEPYEHPISVGYMYMLKLHHLVDEKIHARSTGPYSMITQQPLGGKAQFGGQRFGEMEVWAMQAYGAAYTLQELLTIKSDDVVGRVKVYEAIVKGENIPDPGIPESFKVLLKELQSLCLNVEVLAADGTPMELSSDDDDELESANAALGINLQRDERPDADIDVG; translated from the coding sequence GTGCTGGAAGGACCCATCTTGGCAGTCTCCCGCCAGACAAGTTCAGTGGCCGGAATCCCCGGAGCTTCGACTCGCTACTCTTTCGCGAAGATCGACGCCCCGATCGAGGTTCCAGGCCTTCTTGACCTCCAACGAGAGTCCTTCGCCTGGCTCGTCGGCGCCCCGGAGTGGCGCGCCCGCATGCAGGCCGAGGCTGGGGAGGGAGTCCGCGTCACGAGCGGACTGGAGGACATTCTCGAAGAGCTGTCCCCCATTGAGGATTATTCGGAAAACATGTCCCTCACGCTCTCGGAGCCACGCTTCGACGACATGAAGACCTCCATCGACGAGGCCAAGGAAAAGGACATCAACTACGCGGCACCGCTGTACGTGACCGCGGAGTTCACCAACGCCCAGTCCGGCGAAATTAAGTCCCAGACCGTCTTCATCGGCGATTTCCCGATGATGACCGACAAGGGCACCTTCATCATCAACGGCACCGAGCGTGTCGTCGTCTCCCAGCTGGTCCGCTCCCCGGGCGTGTACTTCGATGAGTCGATCGACACCTCCACCGAGCGCCCGCTGCACGGCGTGAAGGTCATCCCGTCCCGCGGTGCATGGCTGGAGTTCGACGTCGATAAGCGCGACACCGTCGGCGTCCGCATCGACCGTAAGCGCCGCCAGCCGGTGACCGTCCTGCTGAAGGCCCTCGGCCTGACCACCCAGGAGATCACCGACCGCTTCGGCTTCTCCGAGATCATGATGTCCACCCTCGAGAAGGATGGCGTCGAGAACACGGACGAGGCACTGCTGGAGATCTACCGCAAGCAGCGTCCAGGCGAGTCCCCGACCCGCGACTCCGCGCAGGCCCTGCTGGAGAACTCCTTCTTCCGCCCGAAGCGCTACGACCTGGCGAAGGTCGGCCGCTACAAGGTCAACCGCAAGCTCGGCCTCGGTGGCGACACCGACGGCACCATGACCCTGACCGAGGAAGACATCCTCACCACGATCGAGTACCTCGTCCGCCTGCACGCTGGCGAGCGCACCATGACCTCCCCGGAGGGCGTGGAGATCCCGATCGAGGTCGACGACATCGACCACTTCGGTAACCGCCGCCTGCGTACGGTCGGCGAGCTGATCCAGAACCAGGTCCGGGTTGGTCTGTCCCGCATGGAGCGCGTCGTCCGCGAGCGCATGACCACGCAGGACGCCGAGTCCATCACCCCGACCTCCCTGATCAACGTGCGTCCGGTCTCGGCAGCGATCCGCGAGTTCTTCGGTACCTCGCAGCTGTCCCAGTTCATGGACCAGAACAACTCCCTGTCCGGCCTGACCCACAAGCGCCGTCTGAACGCGCTGGGTCCGGGTGGTCTGTCCCGTGAGCGCGCTGGCCTCGAGGTCCGCGACGTTCACCCGTCTCACTACGGCCGCATGTGCCCGATTGAGACCCCAGAGGGCCCGAACATTGGTCTGATCGGTTCCCTGTCCTCCTACGCCCGCGTGAACCCGTTCGGCTTCATCGAGACGCCGTACCGCCGCGTCGTCGATGGTCAGATCACCGACGAGGTCGAGTACTTCACCGCGGATGAAGAGGACCGTCACGTCATCGCTCAGGCGAATACGCCGTTCGATGCGGACATGAAGTTCACTGAGGACCAGATTGAGGTCCGTCTGCGCGGCGGCGACGTGGAGGTCGTCCCGGCAAGCCAGGTGGATTACATGGACGTCTCCCCGCGCCAGATGGTCTCCGTCGCAACCGCGATGATTCCGTTCCTGGAGCACGACGACGCCAACCGTGCCCTCATGGGTGCGAACATGCAGCGTCAGGCTGTGCCACTGCTGCGCGCCGAGGCCCCGTACGTCGGTACCGGTATCGAGCAGCGCGCTGCGTACGACGCCGGTGACCTGATCATCGCCCCGAAGGCTGGTGTGGTGGAGTACGTCTCCGCTGACTACATCACCATCATGGACGATGAGGGCATCCGCGATACCTTCATGCTGCGCAAGTTCGAGCGCACCAACCAGGGCACCAGCTACAACCAGAAGCCACTGGTCAACCAGGGTGACCGCGTCGAGGCCGGCCAGGTCATCGCCGACGGTCCGGGCACCGATAACGGTGAGATGGCGCTGGGTAAGAACCTGCTCGTCGCCTTCATGCCGTGGGAGGGCCACAACTACGAGGATGCAATCATCCTCTCCCAGCGCATGGTTGAGGAAGACGTGCTGACCTCGATCCACATCGAGGAGTACGAGATCGATGCCCGCGACACCAAGCTGGGCCCGGAGGAGATCACCCGCGACATCCCGAACGTCGGCGAGGACGTCCTTGCTGACCTGGATGAGCGCGGTATCGTCCGCATCGGTGCGGACGTCCGCGACGGTGACATCCTCGTCGGTAAGGTCACCCCGAAGGGTGAGACGGAGCTGACCCCGGAGGAGCGCCTGCTGCGCGCCATCTTCGGTGAGAAGGCCCGCGAGGTTCGCGATACCTCCATGAAGGTTCCGCACGGTGAGACCGGCAAGGTCATCGGCGTGCGCGTCTTCTCCCGCGAGGACGACGACGACCTCGCCGCTGGTGTCAACGAGATGGTCCGCGTCTACGTCGCCCAGAAGCGCAAGATCCAGGACGGCGATAAGCTCGCCGGCCGCCACGGCAACAAGGGTGTCGTCGGCAAGATCCTGCCGCAGGAGGATATGCCGTTCCTGCCGGACGGTACCCCGGTGGACATCATCCTGAACACCCACGGTGTGCCGCGTCGTATGAACATTGGTCAGGTCCTGGAGGTGCACCTGGGCTGGCTGGCGAAGGCCGGTTGGCAGGTCGACACCAACTCCGACGACCCGAAGATCAAGGCCATGCTGGAGACGCTGCCGGAGGATCTCTACGACGTTCCGGCCGACTCCCTGACCTCCACCCCGGTGTTCGACGGTGCGTCCAACGCCGAGCTGTCCGGTCTGCTGCGCTCCTCGCGCCCGGACCGCGACGGTATCCGCCTGGTGGATGACTTCGGTAAGGCGCAGCTGATCGACGGCCGTACTGGTGAGCCATACGAGCACCCGATCTCCGTGGGCTACATGTACATGCTGAAGCTGCACCACCTGGTCGATGAGAAGATTCACGCCCGTTCCACCGGTCCTTACTCCATGATTACCCAGCAGCCGCTGGGTGGTAAGGCCCAGTTCGGTGGCCAGCGCTTCGGCGAGATGGAGGTGTGGGCAATGCAGGCATACGGTGCCGCCTACACCCTGCAGGAGCTTCTGACCATCAAGTCCGATGACGTGGTGGGCCGCGTGAAGGTCTACGAGGCGATCGTGAAGGGCGAGAACATCCCGGATCCGGGTATCCCAGAGTCCTTCAAGGTCCTCCTCAAGGAGCTGCAGTCCCTGTGCCTGAACGTTGAGGTTCTGGCTGCGGACGGCACCCCAATGGAGCTGTCCTCCGATGATGACGACGAGCTTGAGTCCGCAAACGCAGCGCTGGGTATTAACCTGCAGCGCGATGAGCGTCCAGACGCCGACATCGACGTCGGCTAA
- the rplJ gene encoding 50S ribosomal protein L10 → MANPKNTAALQELKARFEEADATVLTEYRGLSVVETTELRRALGQDVTYSVAKNTLLKLAAKEAGIEIDESLLTGPTAVAFIKGEAVDAAKAMKAFGKDHEAFVVKGGNMDGAALSAEQVMAIADLDNRETTLAKLAGALQGSLAKAAGLFNAPASQVARLAAALQEKKD, encoded by the coding sequence ATGGCTAATCCAAAGAACACTGCAGCGCTGCAGGAGCTCAAGGCACGCTTCGAGGAAGCAGACGCCACCGTGCTGACCGAATACCGCGGTCTGTCCGTGGTTGAGACCACCGAGCTGCGTCGCGCGCTGGGTCAGGATGTCACCTACTCCGTCGCCAAGAACACCCTGCTCAAGCTGGCTGCTAAGGAAGCTGGCATTGAGATCGACGAATCCCTGCTGACTGGTCCTACCGCTGTTGCTTTCATCAAGGGCGAGGCTGTTGACGCAGCTAAGGCCATGAAGGCTTTCGGCAAGGATCACGAGGCTTTCGTCGTCAAGGGCGGGAACATGGACGGCGCTGCGCTGTCCGCTGAGCAGGTCATGGCTATCGCCGACCTGGACAACCGCGAGACCACCCTGGCCAAGCTGGCCGGTGCTCTCCAGGGTTCCTTGGCAAAGGCTGCTGGACTGTTCAACGCTCCTGCGTCCCAGGTTGCACGCCTCGCGGCTGCCCTGCAGGAGAAGAAGGACTAG
- a CDS encoding DUF4236 domain-containing protein, with the protein MGIFFRESKKVGRNGRINVSSGGVGGSYKLGPARITQKANGQQMIRIQTGIPGLNFTKTFGKKPR; encoded by the coding sequence ATGGGAATCTTTTTTCGTGAGTCCAAGAAGGTCGGCCGCAACGGCCGCATCAACGTCTCCAGTGGCGGGGTGGGCGGCTCCTACAAGCTGGGGCCGGCCCGCATCACCCAGAAGGCCAATGGGCAGCAGATGATCCGCATCCAGACCGGCATCCCGGGCCTGAATTTCACCAAGACCTTCGGCAAGAAGCCCCGTTAG
- a CDS encoding DNA-directed RNA polymerase subunit beta', whose product MLDVNFFDELRIGLATADDIRRWSRGEVKKPETINYRTLKPEKDGLFCERIFGPTRDWECSCGKYKRVRYKGIICERCGVEVTKSKVRRERMGHIELAAPVTHIWYFKGVPSRLGYLLDLAPKDLEKIIYFAANIITSVDEDARHSDQTTLEAEMLLEKKEVEQDRDADLADRAKTLEEDLAELEAAGAKADAKKKVQNAADREMRHIRERAEREVERLDEIWNTFVKLAPKQMIADETLYEELLDRYEDYFTGGMGAEAIQTLIRNFDLEAEAESLREVIRDGKGQRKLRALKRLKVVAAFLRSGNDPAGMVLDCIPVIPPELRPMVQLDGGRFATSDLNDLYRRVINRNNRLKRMLDLGAPEIIVNNEKRMLQESVDALFDNGRRGRPVTGPGNRPLKSLSDLLKGKQGRFRQNLLGKRVDYSGRSVIIVGPQLKLHQCGLPKLMALELFKPFVMKRLVEKSYAQNIKSAKRMVERQRPEVWDVLEEAIAEHPVMLNRAPTLHRLGIQAFEPVLIEGKAIQLHPLACEAFNADFDGDQMAVHLPLSDEAQAEARILMLASNNILSPASGKPLAMPRLDMVTGLYYLTLIKGKEEFGGQGAFTEATEQGPATGVYTSLAEAIMAYDRGVLGLQAPIHVRIDHLRPPAEVEAEQFPDGWQKGQTWTAETTLGRVQFNELLPWNYPYVEGVMDKKNQAVVINDLAAKYPMITVAQTVDKLKDAGFYWATRSGVTITMHDVLVLPNKQEILDEYEAKAQRIEKKLARGKINESERYQSLVDLWKEATDFVGESVEKLYPDDNPIPMIVKSGAAGNMRQIWTLAGMKGMVTNSRGDYITRPVKTSFREGLSVLEYFNNSHGSRKGLADTALRTADSGYLTRRLVDVAQDVIVREDDCGTKQGVVLDVCTPVLDANGEKTGEFARADFVETSVLGRFLAADAIGANGEVVCEAGTVIGELELAELVKAGVETIKARSVMTCGTATGVCSTCYGKSMATGKKVEIGEAVGIVAAQSIGEPGTQLTMRTFHLGGVGGDITGGLPRVQELFEARVPKAKSPIASVDGKIKIEDDDAFFTLTIIPDDGSEEVVYEKLSKRQGLATLGTGGVERPLRDGDHVKMGQQLLKGAADPHEVLRVMGRRGVQQHLINEVQKVYRDQGVAIHDKHIEIIVRQMLRRVTVIDSGSTEYLPGSLVDHSDAVAASKEAVKTGGRPVEVRAEIMGITKASLATESWLSAASFQETTRVLTDAAINKRSDKLIGLKENVIIGKLIPAGTGIARYRNIQVQPTEEARAAAFTLPSTFGDGFYGDEGYGEFTGASVPLDDLGLH is encoded by the coding sequence GTGCTGGACGTCAACTTCTTCGACGAACTACGCATTGGCCTGGCCACGGCCGATGACATCCGTCGCTGGTCGCGCGGCGAGGTAAAGAAGCCCGAGACGATCAACTACCGCACCCTCAAGCCAGAGAAGGACGGTCTGTTCTGCGAGCGCATTTTCGGGCCGACCCGCGACTGGGAGTGCTCCTGCGGTAAGTACAAGCGTGTCCGCTACAAGGGCATCATCTGTGAGCGCTGTGGCGTCGAGGTGACCAAGTCCAAGGTTCGCCGTGAGCGCATGGGCCACATCGAGCTGGCCGCTCCGGTGACCCACATTTGGTACTTCAAGGGCGTTCCGTCCCGCCTCGGCTACCTGCTGGATCTGGCCCCGAAGGATCTCGAGAAGATCATCTACTTCGCAGCCAACATCATCACCTCTGTCGATGAGGATGCTCGTCACAGCGACCAGACGACCCTCGAGGCAGAGATGCTGCTCGAGAAGAAGGAGGTCGAGCAGGACCGCGACGCGGACCTGGCCGACCGTGCCAAGACTCTCGAGGAGGATCTCGCAGAGCTCGAGGCCGCCGGCGCGAAGGCCGACGCCAAGAAGAAGGTGCAGAACGCCGCTGACCGCGAGATGCGCCACATCCGTGAGCGCGCTGAGCGCGAGGTGGAGCGCCTCGACGAGATCTGGAACACCTTCGTCAAGCTCGCCCCGAAGCAGATGATCGCGGACGAGACGCTCTACGAGGAGCTGCTCGACCGCTACGAGGATTACTTCACCGGCGGCATGGGCGCGGAGGCTATCCAGACCCTGATCCGCAACTTCGACCTCGAGGCCGAGGCCGAGTCCCTGCGTGAGGTCATCCGCGACGGCAAGGGCCAGCGCAAGCTGCGCGCCCTGAAGCGCCTGAAGGTTGTCGCTGCGTTCCTGCGCTCCGGCAACGACCCGGCCGGCATGGTCCTGGACTGCATCCCGGTCATCCCGCCGGAGCTGCGTCCGATGGTTCAGCTGGACGGTGGCCGCTTCGCGACCTCCGACCTCAACGACCTGTACCGTCGCGTCATCAACCGCAACAACCGACTGAAGCGCATGCTGGATCTCGGTGCACCTGAGATCATCGTGAACAACGAGAAGCGCATGCTGCAGGAGTCCGTGGACGCGCTGTTCGACAACGGCCGTCGCGGCCGTCCGGTCACCGGCCCGGGCAACCGTCCGCTGAAGTCCCTCTCCGACCTGCTGAAGGGTAAGCAGGGCCGCTTCCGCCAGAACCTGCTGGGTAAGCGTGTGGACTACTCCGGCCGTTCGGTGATTATCGTTGGTCCGCAGCTGAAGCTGCACCAGTGTGGTCTGCCGAAGCTGATGGCCCTGGAACTGTTCAAGCCATTCGTGATGAAGCGCCTGGTGGAGAAGTCCTACGCGCAGAATATCAAGTCGGCGAAGCGCATGGTTGAGCGCCAGCGCCCAGAGGTCTGGGACGTTCTGGAAGAGGCCATCGCCGAGCACCCGGTGATGCTGAACCGTGCACCAACGCTGCACCGCCTGGGTATCCAGGCCTTCGAGCCCGTGCTGATTGAGGGTAAGGCTATTCAGCTGCACCCGCTGGCCTGTGAGGCCTTCAACGCGGACTTCGATGGTGACCAGATGGCAGTCCACCTGCCGCTGTCCGACGAGGCCCAGGCTGAGGCCCGCATCCTGATGCTGGCTTCCAACAACATCCTGTCCCCGGCCTCCGGTAAGCCGCTGGCTATGCCGCGTCTGGACATGGTCACCGGCCTGTACTACCTGACCCTGATCAAGGGCAAGGAGGAGTTCGGCGGCCAGGGTGCCTTCACTGAGGCCACCGAGCAGGGCCCGGCAACTGGCGTGTACACCTCCCTGGCGGAGGCCATCATGGCCTACGACCGTGGTGTGCTCGGCCTGCAGGCCCCGATCCACGTCCGCATCGACCACCTCCGCCCGCCGGCTGAGGTTGAGGCGGAGCAGTTCCCGGATGGTTGGCAGAAGGGCCAGACTTGGACCGCCGAGACCACCCTGGGCCGCGTGCAGTTCAACGAGCTGCTGCCGTGGAACTACCCGTACGTCGAAGGCGTGATGGACAAGAAGAACCAGGCCGTCGTCATTAACGACCTGGCAGCGAAGTACCCGATGATCACCGTCGCGCAGACGGTGGACAAGCTGAAGGACGCTGGCTTCTACTGGGCAACCCGCTCCGGTGTGACCATCACCATGCACGACGTGCTGGTCCTGCCGAATAAGCAGGAGATCCTCGACGAGTACGAGGCCAAGGCTCAGCGCATCGAGAAGAAGCTGGCCCGAGGCAAGATCAACGAGTCCGAGCGCTACCAGTCTCTGGTTGACCTGTGGAAGGAAGCAACGGACTTTGTCGGTGAGTCGGTGGAGAAGCTCTACCCGGATGACAACCCGATCCCGATGATCGTGAAGTCCGGTGCTGCCGGTAACATGCGCCAGATCTGGACCCTGGCCGGCATGAAGGGCATGGTCACGAACTCCCGCGGTGATTACATCACCCGTCCGGTGAAGACCTCCTTCCGTGAGGGCCTGTCCGTGCTCGAGTACTTCAACAACTCCCACGGTTCCCGTAAGGGCCTGGCGGATACGGCACTGCGTACCGCTGACTCCGGTTACCTCACCCGTCGTCTGGTGGACGTCGCGCAGGATGTCATCGTCCGCGAGGACGACTGTGGCACCAAGCAGGGCGTTGTCCTGGACGTCTGCACCCCGGTGCTGGACGCCAACGGCGAGAAGACCGGCGAGTTCGCTCGTGCGGACTTCGTCGAGACCTCCGTGCTGGGCCGCTTCCTGGCCGCCGACGCCATCGGCGCGAACGGCGAGGTTGTCTGCGAGGCCGGTACGGTCATCGGCGAGCTGGAGCTGGCAGAGCTGGTCAAGGCTGGCGTGGAGACCATCAAGGCTCGCTCCGTCATGACCTGTGGCACCGCCACCGGCGTGTGCTCCACCTGCTACGGCAAGTCCATGGCCACGGGTAAGAAGGTCGAGATCGGCGAGGCCGTCGGTATCGTTGCTGCCCAGTCCATTGGTGAGCCGGGTACCCAGCTGACGATGCGTACCTTCCACCTCGGTGGTGTTGGTGGCGATATTACGGGTGGTCTGCCGCGTGTTCAGGAGCTGTTCGAGGCTCGTGTTCCGAAGGCGAAGTCCCCGATCGCTTCCGTGGACGGCAAGATCAAGATCGAGGACGACGACGCGTTCTTCACCCTCACGATCATCCCGGACGATGGTTCCGAGGAGGTTGTGTACGAGAAGCTGTCGAAGCGTCAGGGCCTGGCAACGCTGGGCACCGGTGGCGTGGAGCGTCCGCTCCGCGACGGTGACCACGTGAAGATGGGCCAGCAGCTGCTGAAGGGCGCTGCGGATCCGCACGAGGTGCTCCGCGTGATGGGTCGCCGTGGTGTGCAGCAGCACCTGATCAACGAGGTGCAGAAGGTGTACCGCGATCAGGGTGTGGCTATCCACGACAAGCACATCGAGATCATCGTGCGCCAGATGCTGCGCCGCGTGACGGTCATCGACTCCGGCTCCACGGAGTACCTGCCGGGCTCCCTGGTGGATCACTCCGATGCGGTTGCTGCGTCGAAGGAGGCCGTGAAGACTGGTGGCCGCCCGGTCGAGGTTCGCGCCGAGATCATGGGTATCACCAAGGCTTCCCTGGCAACCGAGTCCTGGCTATCCGCCGCCTCCTTCCAGGAGACCACTCGCGTGCTGACGGACGCTGCGATCAACAAGCGTTCCGATAAGCTCATCGGTCTCAAGGAGAACGTGATCATCGGTAAGCTGATCCCGGCTGGTACGGGTATCGCCCGCTACCGCAACATCCAGGTCCAGCCGACCGAGGAGGCTCGTGCTGCGGCGTTCACGTTGCCGTCGACCTTCGGTGACGGTTTCTACGGTGACGAGGGCTACGGTGAGTTCACCGGCGCGTCCGTCCCGCTGGATGACCTCGGCCTGCACTAA
- the rplL gene encoding 50S ribosomal protein L7/L12, with protein MAKFTNEELLDAFKEMTLIELSEFVKLFEETFDVTAAAPVAAVAAAGGAEGGAAAEEKDEFDVVLEDAGAKKIGVIKVVREVVAGLGLKEAKELVEAAPKALLEGASKEDAEAAKAKLEEAGAKVSLK; from the coding sequence ATGGCTAAGTTCACCAACGAAGAGCTGCTGGATGCCTTCAAGGAGATGACCCTGATCGAGCTCTCTGAGTTCGTCAAGCTGTTCGAGGAGACCTTCGACGTCACCGCTGCTGCTCCGGTTGCTGCTGTTGCAGCTGCTGGTGGCGCTGAGGGCGGCGCTGCTGCTGAGGAGAAGGACGAGTTCGACGTCGTTCTCGAGGACGCAGGCGCTAAGAAGATCGGCGTCATTAAGGTCGTCCGCGAGGTCGTCGCTGGCCTGGGCCTGAAGGAGGCTAAGGAGCTCGTTGAGGCTGCTCCGAAGGCTCTGCTCGAGGGCGCTTCCAAGGAGGACGCTGAGGCAGCTAAGGCTAAGCTGGAAGAGGCAGGCGCAAAGGTCTCCCTCAAGTAA
- a CDS encoding DUF3068 domain-containing protein, giving the protein MNSKSRIVAVFVLGLASAMIVAGVLLPRLFPEERPVPLGLQHTTFTLEDKDATVGPGYLGVGEDEPIQAPVARQFNMQLGQPATEEEATVRVGVSNARTNVDDDLESLLDAQVYSYRLNRTNGEAVGEAKVADSPATPPKSVELEGSWAKFPVDTQQQSYEYFDWTARHAYPAEFRGTERRETSSGEEKEIYLFRQEIPAEKVSSHYSGIRNAIVKDGDRAELYHGGWRELAVEPESGMIVGIEEHIQDEYRNAEGEAVEPLLTFEGRTTEANERQMLDQADELGGKRSTEKWGRGVFWAGVILLLAALVVALRRERKRRATSV; this is encoded by the coding sequence ATGAACTCGAAGTCCCGTATCGTTGCTGTGTTTGTGCTCGGCCTGGCCAGCGCCATGATCGTGGCGGGCGTGCTCCTGCCACGGCTCTTCCCCGAGGAGCGGCCGGTGCCGCTGGGGCTGCAGCACACCACTTTCACCTTGGAAGACAAGGATGCGACCGTGGGGCCGGGTTATCTGGGCGTGGGGGAGGATGAGCCCATCCAGGCGCCGGTGGCCCGCCAGTTCAACATGCAACTGGGCCAGCCGGCGACGGAGGAGGAGGCGACGGTGCGCGTCGGCGTCTCCAACGCTCGCACCAACGTGGACGATGATCTGGAGTCCCTGCTGGATGCGCAGGTTTATAGCTACCGGCTGAACCGGACGAACGGTGAGGCGGTGGGGGAGGCCAAGGTCGCAGATTCCCCGGCGACCCCGCCGAAGTCTGTGGAGCTGGAGGGGTCCTGGGCGAAGTTCCCCGTGGATACCCAGCAGCAGAGCTACGAGTACTTCGACTGGACCGCCCGTCATGCCTACCCGGCGGAGTTCCGGGGCACTGAGCGTCGGGAAACCTCTAGCGGTGAGGAGAAGGAGATCTACCTCTTCCGTCAGGAGATTCCGGCGGAAAAGGTCAGCTCCCACTACAGCGGCATCCGCAACGCCATCGTCAAGGACGGCGACCGTGCGGAGCTGTATCACGGTGGCTGGCGCGAGCTGGCGGTGGAGCCGGAGTCCGGCATGATCGTGGGCATCGAGGAACACATCCAGGACGAATACCGCAACGCCGAGGGTGAGGCGGTGGAACCGCTGCTGACCTTTGAAGGCCGCACGACCGAAGCTAATGAGCGCCAGATGCTGGACCAGGCGGACGAGCTCGGCGGAAAGCGCTCCACGGAAAAGTGGGGCCGTGGGGTGTTCTGGGCCGGTGTGATCCTGCTGCTCGCCGCACTCGTGGTGGCGCTGCGCCGGGAACGGAAGCGCCGGGCTACAAGCGTGTAA